From Schistocerca americana isolate TAMUIC-IGC-003095 chromosome 11, iqSchAmer2.1, whole genome shotgun sequence, the proteins below share one genomic window:
- the LOC124553780 gene encoding E3 SUMO-protein ligase ZBED1-like isoform X2 → MKRSRTSEMWSYFEILDREFAKCTLCGKKLSYKSTTTNLKKHLQKSHLIVDFSSQRPSELDLGESLPVEVILGTSSVEEERAAPAPSMQQGVQSSMTSYLSKRIGVNQKKKIDEQLLQLFTKDFQPFSVVEDSGFRGFVRALNPGYELPSRKHISDVMLQAAYTAAKEKVVDKLSAAKTVCLTTDCWTSAANEGYMAVTGHFVSEDFTLQSVLLGCSQLSGAHTAPNLSASLIGTTDNFRLTDKVLLVVTDNAPNIKNAVSILKWKHFGCYAHTLNLIVQNALKHFVSIQQKVKTIVAFFKRSCKATERLLTYQQNNGAGHVKKLVQEVPTRWNSTLYMLERIVEIKDAVKTSLVLFTVDFEQLTDEEWNICSELCSVLKPFAQVSTQLSAESYPTGSQVIVLTRGLLSVCAELLKRPFNSVTRTIIEELTKGLKDRFHNVEMSKSIGVATLLDPRFKSLVFESRVAADNAKKQLIELVAQKMGDRRLTNTGQSHETVSTSTTTDPLSVWGVYDAIVKSTQPQGTPQSAAIVEVQSSGFERHTNTSR, encoded by the exons ATGAAGAGGTCGAGGACAAGCGAAATGTGGTCATATTTCGAAATTCTTGATCGAGAGTTTGCGAAATGTACTTTGTGCGGTAAGAAATTATCGTACAAATCGACGACGACGAATTTAAAGAAACATCTCCAGAAATCACATTTAATTGTGGATTTCTCTTCACAAAGACCTTCGGAGCTAGATTTGG GTGAATCCCTTCCTGTAGAGGTGATCCTTGGCACCAGTAGTGTGGAAGAGGAGCGAGCTGCTCCAGCCCCCTCAATGCAGCAAGGTGTTCAAAGTTCTATGACATCGTACCTCTCCAAAAGGATCGGAGTGAATCAGAAAAAGAAGATAGATGAGCAACTTCTTCAGCTGTTCACTAAAGACTTCCAACCATTTTCAGTCGTTGAAGATTCGGGGTTTCGGGGTTTTGTGCGGGCCCTTAATCCTGGTTATGAGTTACCAAGCAGGAAGCATATTTCAGATGTAATGCTGCAAGCAGCATACACAGCAGCAAAAGAGAAAGTGGTAGACAAACTGTCAGCTGCGAAGACAGTTTGTTTGACCACAGATTGCTGGACATCGGCAGCAAATGAAGGTTACATGGCGGTGACAGGGCATTTTGTGTCTGAAGATTTCACCTTGCAATCGGTGTTGTTAGGATGTTCCCAATTGTCTGGTGCACATACTGCTCCAAATCTGTCGGCATCTCTAATAGGCACGACAGATAACTTCAGGCTGACAGACAAAGTTTTGCTGGTTGTGACGGATAATGCACCAAATATTAAAAATGCAGTATCCATTTTAAAGTGGAAACACTTTGGGTGCTATGCACATACATTGAATCTTATTGTTCAGAATGCACTAAAACATTTTGTGTCAATTCAGCAGAAAGTGAAAACTATTGTAGCATTCTTCAAGAGAAGCTGCAAGGCAACAGAAAGACTGCTGACATACCAACAAAATAATGGGGCAGGTCATGTTAAAAAACTGGTGCAGGAGGTGCCAACAAGGTGGAACTCTACTCTGTATATGTTGGAGCGAATAGTTGAAATTAAAGATGCAGTGAAGACTTCACTTGTACTATTCACAGTTGATTTTGAACAACTTACCGACGAGGAATGGAACATCTGCTCAGAACTCTGCTCTGTGTTGAAGCCATTTGCACAGGTTTCAACACAGCTTAGTGCTGAGTCATATCCTACTGGCAGCCAA GTTATTGTTCTGACAAGGGGATTATTATCAGtgtgtgcagaacttttgaaacgGCCATTTAACAGTGTGACAAGGACTATCATTGAAGAATTAACAAAAGGCCTGAAGGACCGTTTCCACAATGTAGAGATGAGCAAATCTATAGGAGTAGCCACTCTACTAGATCCACGGTTTAAATCTCTTGTGTTTGAAAGCCGAGTTGCAGCAGATAACGCAAAGAAACAGCTTATTGAACTAGTAGCACAAAAGATGGGTGACAGAAGACTGACAAACACAGGCCAGAGCCATGAAACTGTGTCAACTTCAACCACCACTGATCCCTTGTCAGTATGGGGTGTCTATGATGCAATTGTAAAATCAACACAGCCCCAGGGCACTCCTCAGTCAGCTGCTATTGTGGAAGTACAAAG TAGTGGATTCGAGAGGCACACCAACACCAGCAGATGA
- the LOC124553780 gene encoding E3 SUMO-protein ligase ZBED1-like isoform X1: MKRSRTSEMWSYFEILDREFAKCTLCGKKLSYKSTTTNLKKHLQKSHLIVDFSSQRPSELDLGESLPVEVILGTSSVEEERAAPAPSMQQGVQSSMTSYLSKRIGVNQKKKIDEQLLQLFTKDFQPFSVVEDSGFRGFVRALNPGYELPSRKHISDVMLQAAYTAAKEKVVDKLSAAKTVCLTTDCWTSAANEGYMAVTGHFVSEDFTLQSVLLGCSQLSGAHTAPNLSASLIGTTDNFRLTDKVLLVVTDNAPNIKNAVSILKWKHFGCYAHTLNLIVQNALKHFVSIQQKVKTIVAFFKRSCKATERLLTYQQNNGAGHVKKLVQEVPTRWNSTLYMLERIVEIKDAVKTSLVLFTVDFEQLTDEEWNICSELCSVLKPFAQVSTQLSAESYPTGSQVIVLTRGLLSVCAELLKRPFNSVTRTIIEELTKGLKDRFHNVEMSKSIGVATLLDPRFKSLVFESRVAADNAKKQLIELVAQKMGDRRLTNTGQSHETVSTSTTTDPLSVWGVYDAIVKSTQPQGTPQSAAIVEVQRYMDSPVISRSEDPLAWWRENQYIFPHIAKVVREKFNIVATSVPCERIFSKTGIIINERRTRLKASKVEKLIFLNMNSTNS; this comes from the exons ATGAAGAGGTCGAGGACAAGCGAAATGTGGTCATATTTCGAAATTCTTGATCGAGAGTTTGCGAAATGTACTTTGTGCGGTAAGAAATTATCGTACAAATCGACGACGACGAATTTAAAGAAACATCTCCAGAAATCACATTTAATTGTGGATTTCTCTTCACAAAGACCTTCGGAGCTAGATTTGG GTGAATCCCTTCCTGTAGAGGTGATCCTTGGCACCAGTAGTGTGGAAGAGGAGCGAGCTGCTCCAGCCCCCTCAATGCAGCAAGGTGTTCAAAGTTCTATGACATCGTACCTCTCCAAAAGGATCGGAGTGAATCAGAAAAAGAAGATAGATGAGCAACTTCTTCAGCTGTTCACTAAAGACTTCCAACCATTTTCAGTCGTTGAAGATTCGGGGTTTCGGGGTTTTGTGCGGGCCCTTAATCCTGGTTATGAGTTACCAAGCAGGAAGCATATTTCAGATGTAATGCTGCAAGCAGCATACACAGCAGCAAAAGAGAAAGTGGTAGACAAACTGTCAGCTGCGAAGACAGTTTGTTTGACCACAGATTGCTGGACATCGGCAGCAAATGAAGGTTACATGGCGGTGACAGGGCATTTTGTGTCTGAAGATTTCACCTTGCAATCGGTGTTGTTAGGATGTTCCCAATTGTCTGGTGCACATACTGCTCCAAATCTGTCGGCATCTCTAATAGGCACGACAGATAACTTCAGGCTGACAGACAAAGTTTTGCTGGTTGTGACGGATAATGCACCAAATATTAAAAATGCAGTATCCATTTTAAAGTGGAAACACTTTGGGTGCTATGCACATACATTGAATCTTATTGTTCAGAATGCACTAAAACATTTTGTGTCAATTCAGCAGAAAGTGAAAACTATTGTAGCATTCTTCAAGAGAAGCTGCAAGGCAACAGAAAGACTGCTGACATACCAACAAAATAATGGGGCAGGTCATGTTAAAAAACTGGTGCAGGAGGTGCCAACAAGGTGGAACTCTACTCTGTATATGTTGGAGCGAATAGTTGAAATTAAAGATGCAGTGAAGACTTCACTTGTACTATTCACAGTTGATTTTGAACAACTTACCGACGAGGAATGGAACATCTGCTCAGAACTCTGCTCTGTGTTGAAGCCATTTGCACAGGTTTCAACACAGCTTAGTGCTGAGTCATATCCTACTGGCAGCCAA GTTATTGTTCTGACAAGGGGATTATTATCAGtgtgtgcagaacttttgaaacgGCCATTTAACAGTGTGACAAGGACTATCATTGAAGAATTAACAAAAGGCCTGAAGGACCGTTTCCACAATGTAGAGATGAGCAAATCTATAGGAGTAGCCACTCTACTAGATCCACGGTTTAAATCTCTTGTGTTTGAAAGCCGAGTTGCAGCAGATAACGCAAAGAAACAGCTTATTGAACTAGTAGCACAAAAGATGGGTGACAGAAGACTGACAAACACAGGCCAGAGCCATGAAACTGTGTCAACTTCAACCACCACTGATCCCTTGTCAGTATGGGGTGTCTATGATGCAATTGTAAAATCAACACAGCCCCAGGGCACTCCTCAGTCAGCTGCTATTGTGGAAGTACAAAGGTACATGGACAGCCCAGTTATTAGTAGAAGTGAGGATCCACTGGCATGGTGGCGTGAAAATCAATATATTTTCCCACATATTGCTAAAGTGGTGAGGGAAAAATTCAATATAGTGGCCACTTCTGTGCCGTGCGaaagaatattttctaaaactggtatcattatAAATGAAAGGCGAACACGGCTGAAGGCGTCCAAAGTTGAAAAACTTATATTTCTAAATATGAACAGTACTAACTCCTGA
- the LOC124553780 gene encoding E3 SUMO-protein ligase ZBED1-like isoform X3 produces MKRSRTSEMWSYFEILDREFAKCTLCGKKLSYKSTTTNLKKHLQKSHLIVDFSSQRPSELDLGESLPVEVILGTSSVEEERAAPAPSMQQGVQSSMTSYLSKRIGVNQKKKIDEQLLQLFTKDFQPFSVVEDSGFRGFVRALNPGYELPSRKHISDVMLQAAYTAAKEKVVDKLSAAKTVCLTTDCWTSAANEGYMAVTGHFVSEDFTLQSVLLGCSQLSGAHTAPNLSASLIGTTDNFRLTDKVLLVVTDNAPNIKNAVSILKWKHFGCYAHTLNLIVQNALKHFVSIQQKVKTIVAFFKRSCKATERLLTYQQNNGAGHVKKLVQEVPTRWNSTLYMLERIVEIKDAVKTSLVLFTVDFEQLTDEEWNICSELCSVLKPFAQVSTQLSAESYPTGSQVIVLTRGLLSVCAELLKRPFNSVTRTIIEELTKGLKDRFHNVEMSKSIGVATLLDPRFKSLVFESRVAADNAKKQLIELVAQKMGDRRLTNTGQSHETVSTSTTTDPLSVWGVYDAIVKSTQPQGTPQSAAIVEVQSGFERHTNTSR; encoded by the exons ATGAAGAGGTCGAGGACAAGCGAAATGTGGTCATATTTCGAAATTCTTGATCGAGAGTTTGCGAAATGTACTTTGTGCGGTAAGAAATTATCGTACAAATCGACGACGACGAATTTAAAGAAACATCTCCAGAAATCACATTTAATTGTGGATTTCTCTTCACAAAGACCTTCGGAGCTAGATTTGG GTGAATCCCTTCCTGTAGAGGTGATCCTTGGCACCAGTAGTGTGGAAGAGGAGCGAGCTGCTCCAGCCCCCTCAATGCAGCAAGGTGTTCAAAGTTCTATGACATCGTACCTCTCCAAAAGGATCGGAGTGAATCAGAAAAAGAAGATAGATGAGCAACTTCTTCAGCTGTTCACTAAAGACTTCCAACCATTTTCAGTCGTTGAAGATTCGGGGTTTCGGGGTTTTGTGCGGGCCCTTAATCCTGGTTATGAGTTACCAAGCAGGAAGCATATTTCAGATGTAATGCTGCAAGCAGCATACACAGCAGCAAAAGAGAAAGTGGTAGACAAACTGTCAGCTGCGAAGACAGTTTGTTTGACCACAGATTGCTGGACATCGGCAGCAAATGAAGGTTACATGGCGGTGACAGGGCATTTTGTGTCTGAAGATTTCACCTTGCAATCGGTGTTGTTAGGATGTTCCCAATTGTCTGGTGCACATACTGCTCCAAATCTGTCGGCATCTCTAATAGGCACGACAGATAACTTCAGGCTGACAGACAAAGTTTTGCTGGTTGTGACGGATAATGCACCAAATATTAAAAATGCAGTATCCATTTTAAAGTGGAAACACTTTGGGTGCTATGCACATACATTGAATCTTATTGTTCAGAATGCACTAAAACATTTTGTGTCAATTCAGCAGAAAGTGAAAACTATTGTAGCATTCTTCAAGAGAAGCTGCAAGGCAACAGAAAGACTGCTGACATACCAACAAAATAATGGGGCAGGTCATGTTAAAAAACTGGTGCAGGAGGTGCCAACAAGGTGGAACTCTACTCTGTATATGTTGGAGCGAATAGTTGAAATTAAAGATGCAGTGAAGACTTCACTTGTACTATTCACAGTTGATTTTGAACAACTTACCGACGAGGAATGGAACATCTGCTCAGAACTCTGCTCTGTGTTGAAGCCATTTGCACAGGTTTCAACACAGCTTAGTGCTGAGTCATATCCTACTGGCAGCCAA GTTATTGTTCTGACAAGGGGATTATTATCAGtgtgtgcagaacttttgaaacgGCCATTTAACAGTGTGACAAGGACTATCATTGAAGAATTAACAAAAGGCCTGAAGGACCGTTTCCACAATGTAGAGATGAGCAAATCTATAGGAGTAGCCACTCTACTAGATCCACGGTTTAAATCTCTTGTGTTTGAAAGCCGAGTTGCAGCAGATAACGCAAAGAAACAGCTTATTGAACTAGTAGCACAAAAGATGGGTGACAGAAGACTGACAAACACAGGCCAGAGCCATGAAACTGTGTCAACTTCAACCACCACTGATCCCTTGTCAGTATGGGGTGTCTATGATGCAATTGTAAAATCAACACAGCCCCAGGGCACTCCTCAGTCAGCTGCTATTGTGGAAGTACAAAG TGGATTCGAGAGGCACACCAACACCAGCAGATGA